The Citrus sinensis cultivar Valencia sweet orange chromosome 4, DVS_A1.0, whole genome shotgun sequence DNA segment CAATGGTGATGATGACCGACAACATCACCACCATATTTCAGTTTATAAGGCTAATAAGCTATCCCTACAGCTAAAGCAATCACTTTCAGAAACATTAACTCGCTTTTACCCACTTGCCGGAAGAGTTAAAGATAACATCACAATCGATTGCAGCGACCATGGAGCAGTTTATGTGGAAGCACAAGTCAACTGCTTGCTCCAAGACTTGCTCAAACAACCAAACGGAGACTCAGTCATACAACTCGTCCCCATTCAATTAGCCGAAGAATCGAAACCTGGTTTATTGCTATTCGTTCAATCTAGCTTCTTTACCTGCGGGGGTGTTGCAATTGGTGTGTGCATTTCACACAAGATAGCAGACGCAGCAACGGTCGTCACATTCATCAGAAGCTGGGCAGGGGCAGCTGCGGGCGATCATCGTCGAGTGTACTATCCATCATACAATGCATCATCTCTATTCCCACCAAGGGATGTCACAGCCACAGccatgttatttttaaatccaCCTTTTAACATGGCGATGAAAGAGAAGTGCTTTACAAAGAGGTTCGTGTTTTATGGCCCCAAGATTGCTGCTCTTGAAGCTGCTTTATCGGCCCCTAGCACAAGAGGGGAAGCTGTGACAGCGCTCATTTGGAAATGCGCTGTGAACGCATCAAGATCAAACTCAGGGGTTTCAAAGCTATCTATACTCTCCCGATCTGttgacatacgcaaaataacCGTTCCCCCTTTGCCCGACAACTCCGTCGGGAACCTTGTCGGGTACTATGCTTCCCAAAAGGACGAGAGCGATATACAATTACAAGGCTTGGTTCGTGAGCTAAGAAAAGGGATTCAAGATTTCAGCAAAAGCTACCTGCAGAAGCTTCAAAGAGAGGATGCACTTGAAGCCATCACCGAGTCTTGCAAAGATGCCATTGCCATACTCATCAGCAATGACGTTGACTTATACGTATGCAACAGTTTGTGTGACGTTTCGTTGTATGATATTGATTTTGGGTGGGGAAACCCGACGTGGGTCACTAATATTTCTTCTAATGCCGCAAATCACAAAAATCTTGTGGGTTTGATTGATTCGAGCACGGGAGATGGTTCAATTGAGGCTTGGGTGACTCTCAGTGAAGCAGACATGGCCTTGTTTGAACGCGATCCTGATCTGCTTTGTTATGCTGCAACCTTTGATTATCCGAGTGTCTTAAAGTCTTatctttaatctttttcttttctttttttgttttcagaaaatgtcttTGATACTTACTGTGCATACgagttaataaataatagtaagtTGTTTGTGTGGCCTGGTTgggtaaatttatcaaaatttgctTGTGTTGTCGGtagattattaattagttaattaccaattgttttttttttaattttttctttttcttcaccCTTTTTCAAGTTAACTAATGCTCACACATGTACAAAAAACGGaccaaaaaaaagagaaaaaggttCCATCCACGACTCCATGTTTAATTAAtgcaaaatcatcattattgcCTATTTATCTGCCCTATGTCCATTGGTGGTTGCAAAAGGTTGACCTTAATTAGCTAAAAGTGTGAGTGGTTCGACACTCTCACTCTTTAAAAGAGGTCAGAGGTTCAAGCCCCATTCTCGTATGAAGTCACCACTTTGGCCAGCACTTTATCCCTTACGGGCCGACTCGGTGCGAGCGAGAATTAGTCTGGGTTATGGTACAGGTTTAAAGGTGTCTCCTACAGTTGGGGCCCACTCAAGACCACATCGTggttcagacaaaaaaaaaattagctaaaAGTGTATTTGTAACTAAAGCATtatgaccttttttttttaaatattgatagaTTACATAAAAACCttacttatatttataatcagataATAATCAGGATTTTTCTTTATGATTATAGTACGACCTTATAGTAATTAAGACTCTTTTATATAATTCTAATAAAGTACAGTCCGAACAACGATCCTCGcttaatattaaagaaaaatttattctacttctaaaatagagaattaaataaaattctataaaaaaaagagtcgaGTCTCAATTATTACTAGGACTGGAACTCGTCTCGTGCGCCTAAAATTATTAGGTGCCCGAGTGGTTAATGGAATACAAGCCCATTACCAATGGAAAACATATTCCACCCCACATATTAATTAAAGCATAATGgctttaattaatctttttgcGGGCAACAGGACGAGGACGATTGCATTATCTTCTTTGTTTGATTGTATACTATCTCCCTAATTACCATATGGGCCCTATTTCGTTTATTAACTTTATAGAGTCGTTCGCAGGTCTACAAATTCtagatttaataaaatttaagatgaaTTCACAGTAATGTGGTAGACACtcatagggatggcaaaaatctccacggggacgggtactcTCGGGGATTTTctccattcggggagggtatagggataatttcatacccaatttcttattcggggaggggatatggaaatttttttacccaatttcttattcggggaggggacggggatgaggtggaatcctcatcccctacccatttccccattttaatttttaattttattttaattttttaaaattactagtaaataaattataaaattataaatattggtaaaaataaaaaaatatcaaaatatttatattattaaacttttaggcctaattagctaattaaagttctaaatttttatttagaacattaaaaagaccgagtagattctattagccaaacatttttttaattttaatattctttaaatattttaaacttaaatctattttttatttaattttagatgttataattgcctacagcgaatcacaattttaatatctaatctaatatttacttttgatttgctccgatttaactattgtgttgtaaagggaatagtccacatttataaagtgcccacgccaccattgaaaaagttaattttgaatctaaattcgattttatttgtaacaattttgtattagactattaatttgttcatgatagtttgtaaaagaagtttgtatcccttgcatgttgcgttacttactaatttaatgtatgtgacttttgtaatagatattaatgtaagatatatttcaaactttacttttatttgaattttttattttaatatgattaactcaaaatcgaaaaaaaatgtattagttattcggggatcggggaccctcggggatcccctgttattattcggggaggggatgaagattctctcaagtaattctgacagggacggggaggggatggaGACATACGCAAactatcggggatgggtacggggagatcggtcccctcccctcccctccccattgccatccctagacACTCACAATGTTGTCAAACAGTTtataacattataaaattttattcaccaATTTTAATCGTAAATTTTGAGtcggaattaaaaaaatttccttgctttatatttctaaatttatgtaatttatgaCATTCTTTACCTAGAGTAAAATGCATAAATGAAAAGCATAAATCATCTTTTCAGTTTCACTATTATACTACTCAAATTATTAAGTATGAATCATATCTACatgtaaaattattgattaatataaaaatatatatatgtgtggaaaagtatttaaatctcaatcatatattaattattatattaatatgcTTGCCACCAGATTTTTTAAAGCTCATA contains these protein-coding regions:
- the LOC102611900 gene encoding BAHD acyltransferase At5g47980-like yields the protein MTKAKEKEMKVEIISKETIKPSSPTPNHLKDYKLSLLDQIAPPSYETLLLFYSFNGDDDRQHHHHISVYKANKLSLQLKQSLSETLTRFYPLAGRVKDNITIDCSDHGAVYVEAQVNCLLQDLLKQPNGDSVIQLVPIQLAEESKPGLLLFVQSSFFTCGGVAIGVCISHKIADAATVVTFIRSWAGAAAGDHRRVYYPSYNASSLFPPRDVTATAMLFLNPPFNMAMKEKCFTKRFVFYGPKIAALEAALSAPSTRGEAVTALIWKCAVNASRSNSGVSKLSILSRSVDIRKITVPPLPDNSVGNLVGYYASQKDESDIQLQGLVRELRKGIQDFSKSYLQKLQREDALEAITESCKDAIAILISNDVDLYVCNSLCDVSLYDIDFGWGNPTWVTNISSNAANHKNLVGLIDSSTGDGSIEAWVTLSEADMALFERDPDLLCYAATFDYPSVLKSYL